Proteins from a genomic interval of Piscinibacter sp. HJYY11:
- the truB gene encoding tRNA pseudouridine(55) synthase TruB, which translates to MEPQRVRIPKRAVHGVLLLDKPLGLSSNDALQKAKRLYRAEKAGHTGTLDPLATGLLPLCFGAATKFSQVSLDADKRYTATLKLGETTTTADAEGEVTKTREVAVTREQIDAACRHFTGPIDQVPPMHSALKKDGRALYEYARAGQNVERDARSVTIHSIDILDWQHDRLVIDVRCSKGTYIRTLAEDIGEALGCGAHLSALRRTGSGPLTLTGAVTLEQLAAKTEAERDALLQPADTLLADCPLVRLNDEDAGRFLSGVRRRTPLADTKQVRVYGPQPQAFLGSGHITAGELISTRLLSPLEVQGLLNTHPAQESFT; encoded by the coding sequence ATGGAGCCGCAACGCGTCCGCATCCCCAAGCGCGCCGTGCATGGCGTGCTGCTGCTCGACAAGCCGCTCGGCCTGTCGAGCAACGACGCGTTGCAGAAAGCCAAGCGCCTCTACCGCGCCGAGAAGGCCGGCCACACCGGCACGCTCGACCCGCTGGCGACCGGCCTGTTGCCCTTGTGCTTCGGTGCTGCGACCAAGTTCTCGCAGGTCAGCCTGGACGCCGACAAGCGCTACACCGCCACGCTGAAGCTCGGCGAGACCACGACGACGGCCGATGCCGAAGGCGAGGTGACGAAGACACGCGAGGTCGCCGTGACCCGCGAGCAGATCGACGCCGCCTGCCGGCATTTCACCGGCCCGATCGACCAGGTGCCGCCGATGCACTCGGCACTGAAGAAGGACGGCCGTGCCCTCTACGAATACGCCCGCGCCGGCCAGAACGTCGAGCGCGACGCCCGCAGCGTCACCATTCACAGCATCGACATCCTCGACTGGCAGCATGACCGCCTCGTGATCGACGTCCGCTGCAGCAAGGGCACCTACATCCGCACGCTCGCCGAAGACATCGGCGAGGCACTCGGCTGTGGCGCGCATTTGTCCGCATTGCGCCGCACCGGCAGCGGCCCGCTGACGCTCACGGGCGCCGTGACCCTGGAACAATTGGCGGCCAAGACCGAAGCCGAGCGCGATGCGCTGCTGCAACCCGCCGACACGCTGCTGGCCGATTGCCCGCTGGTGCGCCTGAACGACGAAGACGCTGGCCGATTCCTCAGTGGCGTGCGCCGCCGCACACCGCTCGCCGACACCAAACAGGTGCGTGTCTACGGCCCGCAGCCCCAGGCCTTCCTGGGCAGCGGCCACATCACCGCCGGTGAACTGATTTCAACGCGGCTCCTGAGTCCGCTGGAGGTGCAGGGCCTCCTCAACACCCATCCTGCGCAAGAGAGCTTCACATGA
- the typA gene encoding translational GTPase TypA codes for MTRQIRNIAIIAHVDHGKTTMVDQLLRQSGTFAEHEKVVDTVMDNNAIERERGITILAKNCAVSWQGTHINIVDTPGHADFGGEVERALSMVDGVVLLIDAQEGPMPQTRFVTKKALALGLKPIVVVNKVDKPGAKPDAVINAAFDLFDKLGASDEQLDFPVVYASGINGWSSLTEGAPGEQWGPDMSALFDTILKHVPPNAGDPNAPLQLQISALDFSSFVGRIGVGRISQGTLKPAMDVLVMEGPDGKATKGRINQVLTFQGLDRMQTTEAGPGDIVLINGIEDIGIGVTVTSPTDPAPLPMLKVDEPTLTMNFCVNTSPLAGREGKFVTSRQIWDRLQKELQHNVALRVKETDEDGIFEVSGRGELHLTILLENMRREGYELAVSKPRVVFKEINGEKCEPIELVTADVEEQHQGGVMQALGERKGEMVNMEPDGRGRVRLEYRIPARGLIGFSNEFMNLTRGSGLISNIFDGYEPHKGEIGGRKNGVLISMDDGEIFTYALGKLDDRGRMFVKANDPVYEGMIVGIHNRDNDLVVNATRTKQLTNFRVSGKEDAIKITPPIDLTLEYGVEFIDDDELVEITPKSIRVRKRHLKEHERKRASREAA; via the coding sequence ATGACAAGACAGATCCGCAACATCGCCATCATCGCCCACGTCGACCATGGCAAGACGACCATGGTGGACCAGCTGCTCCGCCAGTCCGGCACCTTCGCCGAACACGAGAAGGTCGTCGACACCGTGATGGACAACAACGCCATCGAACGCGAACGCGGCATCACCATCCTGGCGAAGAACTGCGCGGTGAGCTGGCAGGGCACCCACATCAACATCGTCGACACCCCGGGGCACGCTGACTTCGGCGGCGAGGTCGAGCGTGCGCTCTCCATGGTCGACGGCGTGGTGCTGCTGATCGACGCGCAGGAAGGCCCGATGCCGCAGACGCGCTTCGTGACCAAGAAGGCACTGGCCCTCGGCCTCAAGCCCATCGTGGTGGTGAACAAGGTCGACAAGCCGGGCGCCAAGCCCGACGCGGTGATCAACGCCGCCTTCGACCTCTTCGACAAGCTCGGCGCAAGCGACGAGCAGCTTGACTTCCCGGTGGTCTACGCCTCCGGCATCAACGGCTGGAGCTCGCTGACCGAAGGCGCGCCCGGCGAGCAGTGGGGCCCCGACATGTCGGCGCTCTTCGACACCATCCTGAAGCACGTGCCGCCCAACGCCGGCGACCCGAACGCCCCGCTCCAGCTGCAGATCTCGGCGCTCGATTTCTCCTCCTTCGTCGGCCGCATCGGCGTGGGCCGCATCAGCCAGGGCACGCTCAAGCCGGCGATGGACGTGCTCGTGATGGAAGGCCCGGACGGCAAGGCCACCAAGGGCCGCATCAACCAGGTGCTGACCTTCCAGGGCCTGGACCGCATGCAGACCACCGAAGCCGGCCCCGGCGACATCGTGCTGATCAACGGCATCGAAGACATCGGCATTGGTGTCACCGTCACCAGCCCGACCGACCCGGCGCCGCTGCCCATGCTGAAGGTCGACGAGCCGACCCTCACGATGAACTTCTGCGTGAACACCAGCCCGCTGGCCGGCCGCGAGGGCAAGTTCGTCACCAGCCGCCAGATCTGGGACCGCCTGCAGAAGGAACTGCAGCACAACGTCGCGCTGCGCGTGAAGGAGACCGACGAAGACGGCATCTTCGAAGTCTCGGGCCGCGGCGAACTGCACCTGACCATCCTCCTGGAAAACATGCGCCGCGAAGGCTACGAGCTTGCGGTGAGCAAGCCGCGCGTGGTCTTCAAGGAGATCAACGGCGAGAAGTGCGAGCCGATCGAGCTCGTCACCGCCGACGTGGAAGAGCAGCACCAGGGCGGCGTGATGCAGGCCCTCGGCGAGCGCAAGGGCGAGATGGTCAACATGGAGCCGGACGGCCGTGGCCGCGTGCGCCTCGAGTACCGCATCCCGGCGCGTGGCCTGATCGGCTTCAGCAACGAGTTCATGAACCTGACCCGCGGCTCGGGCCTCATCAGCAACATCTTCGACGGCTACGAGCCGCACAAGGGCGAGATCGGCGGCCGCAAGAACGGCGTGCTGATCTCCATGGACGACGGCGAGATCTTCACCTACGCCCTCGGCAAGCTCGACGACCGCGGCCGCATGTTCGTCAAGGCGAACGACCCGGTCTACGAGGGCATGATCGTCGGCATCCACAACCGCGACAACGACCTCGTGGTCAACGCCACCCGCACCAAGCAGCTCACCAACTTCCGCGTGTCGGGCAAGGAAGATGCGATCAAGATCACGCCGCCGATCGACCTCACGCTGGAATACGGCGTCGAGTTCATCGACGACGACGAGCTGGTCGAGATCACGCCCAAGTCGATCCGCGTGCGCAAGCGCCACCTCAAGGAACACGAGCGCAAGCGCGCTTCGCGCGAAGCCGCGTAA
- the rbfA gene encoding 30S ribosome-binding factor RbfA — MRHKRSIPNRGFRIADQIQRDLSELIRELKDPRIGMVTLQAVEVSPDYAHAKVFFSVLVGDVAECEAALNEAAGFLRNGLFKRLQIHTVPTLHFQFDRTTERAAELSALIQQANSSRAKDD; from the coding sequence ATGCGACACAAACGATCCATCCCCAACCGAGGCTTCCGCATTGCCGACCAGATCCAGCGCGATCTGTCGGAGCTGATCCGCGAGCTGAAGGATCCGCGCATCGGCATGGTCACGCTGCAGGCGGTCGAGGTGTCGCCCGACTACGCGCACGCGAAGGTGTTCTTCTCGGTGCTGGTGGGCGACGTGGCCGAGTGCGAAGCAGCACTCAACGAAGCGGCCGGTTTCCTGCGCAATGGCCTTTTCAAGCGCCTGCAGATCCACACGGTGCCGACGCTGCACTTCCAGTTCGACCGCACCACCGAGCGTGCCGCCGAGCTGAGCGCGCTCATTCAGCAAGCCAACTCGAGCCGAGCGAAAGACGACTGA